The genomic segment tttttctcagagggCGTTGGGGCTTCAACGTTTTAAGTTCCTCAatgctgtaacaaaaccatctaACAGATAATATAATAACAACAATTTCTCAAGTTTAAAATAGTGCTTGGAGGTATTAGGGAAAGATGCAGGATGTCACAAAGATGCCCTGTTCTGTGCATTTCATCTAAAAACACCCTTAAACATGGCCGTTTGAGGGTGCTTTTAGATGAACAATTCTGAGATGTAGGCTATATTGAAGCACCAGCAGTTGCCTGATGTTGAGGTTTCCTCGTGACTTCACTTTATGCCTTCATTTAAGCCACATTTCTCATAAGGTGGctgttttgacattttcagTTGTCATGTGAGTTCACTCGACAACCAGTGTGACTTTTCTCGACCCAAGTCAGAGTTCTTAATCACTCTTTCCAGACATTGTAAAGATTCCCCACCCGACTCTGAGAACCCACTCACCACACAGTTTATATCTTGCGATTTGCATTTGAGAAGACACACCTCTCTGAAGACGTCTTGTTTCCGGCTCTGAGCAAGTGAGTGGAAAGTACTGATAAGCATCAATCGGTGGTTTCAGCAGAGCACACTTAACAGGGGAGGTGACCTCACAGTGATgtggaaaccttttttttctctctctctatgaACTCTAACCCCCCTTAGATTTCCGCTCTAACTGTAATTACagcattttgtctttttaagcACATCTATAGTTTTAGTATGATTATAAATTTAGATTTTAAAAGACGAATTAACCCACAAACCACAACCGCTGATTAATCTAGAGCATTTGATCTTTGGGTGTATTTATCTGAACAGTCAACATGATAAGAGATAATCTACAGCAGTGAGGAAGGATCATTTGCATCCATACCTACTAAAGATAGTTATTTTAaggtttgtggggttttttgtaagTAGACTACAGCTTGTGAGGCTGCTTGTGAAACCATAGAGAGTGACAGAGCTAAACAGTAATGCTGCACGTCTAAGCTGAGCAAATAATTATGCTTACCTTTTCACTATCACACTTTAGAAACAAAGTACAACCAATGCTGTTGTGAAATTTAAAAGTATTGCCCATATTGTGGCCCCAGATGAAAAGGTAGCAAAACACATCATTCTTTGAACCCAGTAATGAATGCTTGTGCCACATCTGCCCGATAGTTAAGGGAATTTTCATTAAGAATCCGGCTCCTCATGACATTAGCAGCGTTTTACTAAATTGGTGGACTGACACACTCTTATTGCCACCCTCAGAGGCACAAAGAGGTTCTTCAGATATACAGTGGGGGGTGTAATTTGATCCATTCCTGAATTTGTAAGGTTGCTCATTTCCCAAACAATTAACAGTCAAAATTTAATGTGGGTTTCGTTTTAGTGGAGCGAGATGGGATACAAAAGATTTtgaaaaaatatatcattacaCGAAAGTTATACGGTAGATAGATTTGCATGTCATTGAGTGAAATTAGTATTTGACGCCCTACAACTCAGACACAGTTCTGGTGCACGCACATCGACTGTGCTCCGACGTAGCACAGTgatatcaatcaatcagtcaattTAAGATACTCCTGATATTAACTCGTGTGTGTAAATCGCACCCATCCAAAGAATCAATTTCTCCCATTCCAATCTCTCCAGACCAAAGAGCCGTCAATGGACGTCAAGGACAAGATTGTAGAGCTGCACAAGGTTAGACTGGGCCATAAGACCATCAGCAAGAAGCTTGGTGAGAAGGTGACAACTTTTTGTGGAATCATTTGGTCTGGAGCTATATGCAAGATCTTGTGTTAATCACCTGAAGGCAGTTGGGAAGACAGTCACCAAGATCACCATTGGCTGACttgcaaatcaatttataacatatatttaatGTTGGGGGGGGGTTTCTGGATTTTTGATTGATATTCTGTTTCTATTTATTAAAATGAACCAAACTTGATATGATGTGATCAAACTTGATAATTCAGCAGgggaataaataattatttaccTCACTGTTTAGCAAACTGCCAACCTgaaataccaaaaaaaaaaaaccttgaatgTGTAGTTTAGCATCTAGCTCTTGATGCCTAAGTGAAAATGGAGCTCTGCAAAGTGACccctttttaaacaaatattgcACCTCATCCAAATCAAGATTTAGCTGATGCGTCTTTGTAAACAAACTATTGTAAGTTTATCTGGGCATGTCTCTATCAGATCTGTACATCAAGGTACTCATTTTTCTTACCATAACCTGAAGGAATAAGTCCATATGACTCTGCCGCTCCATAAATGTTgttcttttaatctttttttgttttggctgTATGCTTTGCTCACGTACACATCCATGTATTATACTGCAGAAActatatttattttgatttgaaatGTTTACACTAAAGATGTGACCAAACTTCAATGTGAGTAGTCTGTCTCGTTGTTCTCCCATAAAGCTGTCATTAGTGTTGGTCCAGGTCACCTGCTGTATTCACCGTTTCTCCAGTCTGACCAGCAGAGGCTTCCTTCAGAGTTGCCACAGGTCTTTGGGTGTCTGTCATAGCTGGTGTTCTTTGAATTGATTTGTCAGATTTTGACACACCGTTTGTTTACTGCTGCCACATAAGCTTTACATTAGTTTAGTAAAGGATTAGACTCACATGCaatagactggcaacctgtctaGGATGTAGCCCGCCTCTCGTCTCTCTCGCCTCTGGGACTGTTGGGATAGTGTCCAGGTTCCCGCTCCCCATTTTGATGAAATAGATAAGTGAGTGGATACTTGCTTGGATTCCAGGTGGTACTCACTGACTTCTAAATGTTTGCACATTATTATCCTTGTGCTTTTTAGTCATATGTTCCTTTACCTTTATTGCGTAGGTTATGTCTTAATAGGCACTCTGCAGGCGTGGACCTCCATGATCAAAGGCAGGGACAGACTTTTGTAACTGTTACGGCCAGGCGGAGAACTACAACGGAAGAGAAACTGATGTCTCATTAAtgttttcagaatcagaatcagaaagactttatttatcctcaaggggcaattaagatacaacagagcagcattaTGTTGAAAATAAGGACAGGGCATAAACAGGCTATAAGtgtgagataataaatacacacggaatatacacacacagttttaaaattacacagttttaaaattacagtgaCTGAataggtgaataaataactttaaGTGACTACAAGTGAATAAAGTGTCGGCAGTATAAAAAGAGTGTAGAGTAGTTTAAGTTTCTGGTGTGGGAAATGGTCTTATCGGCTGGAGAGTGGCTTCGGGGACAAAggtggctctctttctctcagtcctgcaggaaatgcagcggAGGCGGCGCCCAGATGGGAGCCATTGGAATGCGGGGTgaagaatgtgagaggggtcATTTTGGCTTTGCTTCTTTCTTctggtttgtttcttttttaccaTTGCCATCTTCTACttacatataaatacatatatacaagtgccccccccccccccccccccaactttGATGccttttcagtatttttacttACTGCAGTTGACAGCAATAGTTGTCTCAATGTGCTTTGTATTGTAAAGTATATTGTGAAAGTCCTGTGATATTAAAAGGAAGGCCCCAGCAATTTCTAAAACACTTGGTGATGGTGGCGAGGAAGATCTCTCTTTTAATAGGAATATATCTCTGATAGAACCGGGCTCAGAGAGCAGCAGGCGACTGCTGAGACCTGTTGGGAGGTGAGAGGAAAGAGAAATGAGACAAAGAGTGCATAGAAAGACAAGCAGGAGGCATAGGAGGGAGTAGACCAAAGCTTATGACATGCAGTGCTGTATGAATATACGGGgaatggaaagaaaaagaatatgGGAGTGCTTATGCAACATGGAGAGGGACGATTTAGGCTCACTTGATCCAACCCCAACTATAAgagttagaaaaaaagaaacgttTAAGGCCTAATGTAAAGTTGTTTGAAGTCTCTGCCTCAcactgtactttaaaaaaaataggaacaacagcaacagctgttgttgttttaaagtttttaagtTAAATTCTAAGGTTGACTGCATTTTCTTTGATATTGCAAATTGTTTCTTAGTTGCcttaaaaactgcttttattCAATTTAATATAAAGTGATAAAACAGAGGCGACTCTCCATATCAATTTCTGAAAGCAGTGGATCAtccttaaatatatattttgataTAACGCCGGGATTACTACAGGCAGCTCTGTGCGTATTGTATTTCAGAGTGAGCATCATCTCAAGTGTCCCCATTCATCTGTAAGACTAAACTCAGGGTTGTCGCTTTTTTCTCACCCCGCGGTCTGGGACTTTAATGAGAGGCGGAGCTGCGGTGGCAGGGATTATTCATaaaaaaacactgacattttttcaaACAAACGCCTTCGGGTTTTAGTCATTTGCCAGTTAGTGGCGTTTGagaacacagaaaaaacaggccgactcttttttttttccagctgatAACCCCACAGGCAGATTTCATGAAACTCTACGGCGCTCTGACGCCAGACAGCAGGAGACCTAACAGATGAGCAGAAGAAACGACCGCTTCGTGATGACACGACGCACTGGCCCTTTATTGCGCGAATATTTCAACTTCAATATGTTTTATATTCGTAAAATACATTTCCCCGCCGCCTTTACAATTCTTTGCTTCTTAGTGTCTCCGGTGCTGCTAAAAGATACCACAACGTGTCGGGTAAGTTAAACACAGAGCGCACTACAAAAGCGAAAAGAGCAGGATTTATTTGTGTGAAATTACCGTAAACGCTAAATGAgagtgtattattattatttccagTCAAATTAATGAGTGGACTTTAATCTTTTGCTTCTATTTTGTATGTTTGAACTACAGTGGTTCAAGTTGCGCAACCATGTTTACAGAGAGGAAATGTAAATTAAATCAGAACACAACGATTTAAGAATCATTTGAATGACTTATTAAATTTATAATAATGAAAACACACGCCaatcaaaaaaaacaagaaaaaaaacctccccAGAGACCAACAGTTTCTTGCTGTGACTGATCAAAAATGGGGGACTTTTTTTGCTCACATCTTTAACTCTTTTATATCGGAGTCACGCTTTTATATGCAATACCTGATTAATGTGGTTTGAATTAAGCTGACTGAGACTTTCATTGGTCTGGATGGCAGCATATGTTGCCCCCAAACCTGTATATCGCTTATTATAGCATTAACAGTGCCCTCACATATATCCAGTGGGCTCTTGAGATGTTCCCAAAGTTGCTCCTTTTTTTAAGCATTGCACAAGGTTTAAAATATTTTCGAATTATAGTaggccatttttctttttaaaatgacataaatgtctaaatgttcttcctgatttcttaatATTTCCTAAACATATTTTTATCTTTGTTCTCCTTACTTTAGATTGGAAACCCAAAAAGTAAGTTATTtaatttctttgacttttctcattGTGAAAGCGTGTGAAAGCCATCCTAACGCTCTTCTCTCCCTGCACAGATCATGTTGATGAAAGATGCCCTGTGGAAATGATAAGTTCTACGATCACTGGGAAAACTTACTctgaatgtgtttctgtttatgtCTGGTTGAAAGCTGAGGGTACGGAGTGCAACCATGCCTTCAAAGTTCACGTATCCACTTCAAACACACATGTGGATGTCACCACCTATAAAACTGTTATGTGGCACAACTGACAAAGTTGTTTTCTTCCAGATTTTAACAAGAGCCCGAAGCTTAAAATTCTCAGTCCAATTAAGAAGACACTTAGGCCTACCCTGAAAATACTGCCACAGAAAATACAGGTTGGTGTTACCTTTGCAGCTGCACCGAAGAGTGAGGAATGTCAGTATGACTATGCAGTTCATGATGTTAACAGGTACAGTGGTATCAtctctcattctctccatcTCAGCGTGAGAATAAAACACGTAAAGGTGAAAAGTTCAGCTGCTGCGACTGTAACATCCCGCAATTACCAGAGAGAAATAACAGTCGTCCCATGGTAAGatggcttttttcctttaaactgCTAAAATATTAAGCATAGTTTTATAGATAAATATAACCTGattgtgtctgttttttgttttgttttttcatttgcagTGGGTGCTTGAATATGACTGTGTCAAGGCGAACACTGGAAACATTGTTTCCGTGTTCTACAGCACAAAGTCACTAAGCTGCAATGTCACTTACAGAGTAGAAGGTAAAGGTGATCTGGAATCTGAAATACAATCTGTGCATTTCTCTACTGGATAAACTGATTGTTTCCAGTGTTGCGGTCtcatttgatattttaattGTGGTTGTGAACAGAGCTGTGAACATTTAGATTTAGGTTGGTGGCTTCATGTAAATCACATAATTTCCATAGTCATCAAAAACACTTAGTGACTCAACATCACCGGTGCACCGATTTTTAACTTTTGCTCATTATCAAAACAATGGAAAGATTATCCAGATAGTTCTATGATGCACATTCATTGTCTTTGAGTTGTTCATCTGCACACACTCGTGTGCCTCCAGTTATTCAAATATTCTGTGGCTTGTTTTGTGTGTAACAGAAAGCCCAGACTTCGATCTGTCTGTGGATTCGTCATCTAAATCTATCACTGTCGCTATGAAGAGAAAATCCATCAACGTCACCACGAAGAATGAATCTTTTACTGTTACCATGAACACCGAGGAAGTCTATGTCAGACACTGTTACaaaaatgaatggaaatgcAAGGGCGAGACCGAGCGGCATCCGCTGAAAGTGAGTATTACGGGCAAGTTTACTTATTACCTTGTTTTTGGTAGTGTTTGCACACTCgtgtgtcattctgtctgtgAATATGATGGCTCGaaaagcttttaattaattCTGATGAAACTTTATaggggtcatgttaacaatccaaCGAAATTTGGGTTACGTCCGCTGACGGGTCATCAAGGTCAACCTAATGACCGATTGGTTGAAAATGGGCAAAAAAGAATATAACTTAGAAACTATGCCTCTTACAAATGTGGTGTGTATTGTCAAAATATAGAAATTACcacatttgacctttgacctctccttcaaggtcaatATATTTatctaaaggtcaaagtggTGATAATGCTATATAAAGCTATTTCAAATGACAATAATGTGTCAGCATGGGTTACTTTTTGAGTATAGTTAATCGTAAGTATAGTTATTATGGTGTTGTTATGTAGGTTACGTTAACAGGTTATAACTGTTTAAATACATAACATATTGAATACATGTACAATGTGCTCAAATAAGTATTATTCTTTGAAAACAACATACACTGGTgattaaaatcttttttcacTTGATATTTACTactaaacatttaaattaattaacttAACAATCCAATGAAAACTACAGATGTGCTATATTCACATAAATTAAAACTAGTTACACTCCAAATGATGTAAAGTATATTAAAAATGGGTTTCAAGTGGGCAAATTATTGGCCTGCACTTTGCtcttgtttttactgcactgcaaatgtcttaaaatatgtttaaaaagaacaaataaaattaaatggaaacataaaaaaaatacagttgaaTTCCCGTAAtactcactttttaaaaaacagtaataGGGCTGACCAAAAAAATTGTACAGTAACACCAAATATAAGAAACAAACAGGCCAGAGGGTAaaagacacagaaacaaaagagcCACGGAAGTTAAACAATCCAGGAGTCCCTAGAAAGTAACCTAAAATCACAGAGAACATCTCACACTTGGTCAAAGGCCGGGGACTCAAAGTGGACTTAAACGTAAATATTCCATAagagagtgagctgccttgACCAGCTTGTGTTGAAAAGTCGGCGCGATTTGTTtgtaatgtgtttgtgtgtgctttaCAGATTGATACATCCCAATCAACTATTCTCAACATCTCTTACCTGCTGCCCTGTGTGTGCATAGAGGTGAGCTGAGTGTAATCTTCAGTGGAGCAGTATTTTGTGTTGTCAGTATTCTTTCTTACACCAGGTCTTGTTTGCATTGGCAGACATATTACACCCACACCGACGCAACGCGGCGTAAAAAGTGCCCCATTGAAGAGACGGGAGTCATGGGTGAGTGTGGCTGAGAACGTTTTTAGGTGTTGTGATGTTTAGAAAGAGAGACAAGAAACTTTTGaattgaattcttttttttttaagcacaaaatgtgaaaacaggACAACACCAAGCAGATGGTCCTCAGATTACATTAAACTATAAATAAGTAACCAGGTtttaaggaaagaaaaaaaactgtgcacACAAACCAGAGGGACGCACTTCTGTCTGAAGACAGCATTAAAACCACGCACAAGCGAAACATTCTTCAGCGTGTCTATGTTCACAGCATGATTCAGATAACTTAGGACCTGAATTTACTGGTTCCTAGTTATAGCTGATTCAGTAGAGCGAGACAGATTCTTCAAGATAAGGCAGTTTAATAAAGTAACAAGTCAAAAAGAATAAAGCCCTCAGGGAAGTGAGAACTCAAAGGCTGGCATGGAAAAAGGAGTCCCGTCACAGTTTTATGGCAATTGAGAAACCAAATCCCATAACTTCAGAGCCTGAGCTTACGCAATACTTCTTATCCAAAATTGACTTTTTGAATAAGTATAAGGGTGTCGCCATTTTGCCCCTTCTCGAGCTCCTTCAGACTTGGTAGTACGTCCTCCtctgagctctctctctctgatgtgTGGCCCTCCTCCACCTCACATCCTCACATCCTCACAGCACTCAGTGTGACTCCACTTCCACAGTTCTGAGTAAAATCCTGTCTGCGTCACTCAGCCCTCTATCATACCATCCATGGTCATTGTTAATGGTGGGGAGCCATGACCTCACAAAACAGGTTTATGTGAGAGTTGGGTCTGCAGAatggagtttaaaaaaacagaagctaGACTCTGACAAGTCTAGCTTCTTAATATGATGTTAATGTGATGTTAATATGATGTTTTAGTAATCAGACGTGTTTCTGTCATCTAACTCTTTTAATATTCATAAAGTAAAACTTTTTTACTAAAACTAATTGGAAACAATATCATGATATTGCATCACATCATTCTGTGATCAAACAagggacaacaacaacaaaaaacccagaaaacaaacaaataaacaattttgGGGGAAACATGAAAGATGtaacatttaaatttgaattaatgaaataaataaaaatctaaacattttttcttctgGCTCTCAGGAGGATATACCAGTCCTCTAAAGCTAGGACTTCTGGCTTAAaccatttctttgtatttgctTTCCTGTCCATTAAACTCATCAAGAATCAAAGTAGGTCGTTATTTTGTAAACTTGCAGATGGAGAATTTAGAAATCCATcattgtgaaaaaacaaaaaagaaatatgttATTATTTGTCCTTAATAAAGCAACTAATTCTGCAAATAATAGTAATGTGTTCAGTTTTGGACACGTCCAAAATATGTGGTAATGGCCGGCTTTTTGGAAGCCAcagtttctccaacaacaagaAGAGCCTGAGCTTTGGAAAAGGAGTGCTCTGCAGCTTTTAAAATGCTTATCTGTGAAATACTTGATAAATACAAGGCTCTTCTTCATTCCCCTTGTCTTACAGTCTTTCACAATGCCAAAAAATGCAAACCTCACACAAGCTACAATAcaagttttgttacaatacacgGGCCCATcacactaaaacaaaacaaactgactCTTGTAATGCAGGATTCTGCAGCGTACGATGTTGCAGATTTCCGTAAGCACATCTGTGTCAGTTACTCCCATCCTCTTCCATTGTTGTGTACAAGGAAGTTTTATTGCATTACCAGAAAGTGCTGCCAACTTTTTGTGTACACCGCTGTGAATCAGGAGCATTGACACACAGCCCATTTAcctgtttttaatctgtttttgcTGGCCACAGAGAGTACTGTGAGCCAACCACTTTTCTAAAAATGTGCAGTGGTTGTGTTCTCTAAATTAATTCATTTAGATTGAATACATATTAAAGAGATTCATTTTTATCCGTATGACAAATACACATAATTACCCACTTAATTAACTTATTGAACTTATGATCTGAGCCTTGCACGTGATGCGTTTCCtattggaagcagccatcagaagatgggtacagtGTGGACATAAAGGGGTGGacgtggtcagcaacaatactcaggtagactGTGATGTTTCAGTGATGCTCAGCTGatactaaggggcccaaagtgtccCAGTAAAAGGGGCTTCACACCATTACACTCAAATTCTGACTGTGACCCAAAGGTCACAGCACaaatcgagactcatcagaTCAGGCAACATTTGTCTGCCattctgttgtccagtttttgttcttagctgacaggaatagtatgctgctgtagcccatctgcttcacaTCTAGATGTGttttgcattcagagatgctcctTGGCATGCTTTGGTTGTGACAGTGGTATTTCAGTTACTTATTGTATTCCCGCaggcttgaagcagtctggccttTCTCCTCTGACcgctggcatcaacaaggcattttcacccagagctCTGCCACTCCCTAGATATATTTTCTTGTTCATGCTCTATAAATCTTCCAGATGATTGCGTGGGGAAAATCCCGGTAGATCAGCTGTTGTAGAAAGTTGTTTTGACCCTGTCTGCATGCATAAATACGCTGAAttactgccatgtgattggatgatcagatatttgcattaacaagcagttaAACAGGTGTACATAACACTCTGGCAGGTTAATACAAGTTTCAATATGTGCTGTTATGGGgacttctttgtttgtttgtttacataaGATAATACAAAAGAATTATGTCGCTGTATCCTTTTAAGAGATAATATTGTTACAGAAGTTATCCAGCAGAGCAGCTGTAACTCCATTATTGATAATACTGCCAGCCTGCTACGCAGTAACTGATACAAGACGCATTTTTGTATTAATATGATAACAGGATTTAACACGTTTCATGGTACTTATATAAAGCTTTTTCTACTCAGGTCGAGCACTTGAAGCACttactacaagcctcattcacccattaatgcaagtgccttttgttttctATGTCTAAGCACTTTTAAACTAATATTCATGCACTCACCCTCTGATGGATGCGTCGGGAGAAACTTGccgttcagtatcttgcccagaGCTACTGGAGGAGCCAGAGTTCAATACACTGACTTTCCACAGCCTGCTCCACCTACTGAGCCACAGCCATCCCAAATGAGTTATAgagcacttttaaaaacagcaataaagtgctgtacaataacACCAAACATAAAAGGCAAACACAGGCCAGAGGGTAAAAGAcgcgaaaaaaaaaaagagccacaGAACTTAAACAATACAGGAGTAAAAGTAACTTAAAGTCACAGTCAACATCTCACACTGGGTCGAAGTCGATTTAAAAGCAAACGTTGCCTagagagtgagctgccttgactttttttcctctttaaaacTCTATAACAGGCGCAAACGTAAGAAACCCCCAAATTTCTAGTCTTAACCAAACTGAACAATCCTGGTCTATTTCTTCATTCTTTTAGTGTTGTTATTAAGTTGGGCCAATAGTCTGATGATTGTAGGTTTATAGTTATGGAACAAGAGACTCTtgcaaatgcaaatgcaaaattaaaagtGTCTTCATGACGATGGACAAGAAggtgttcatttttttgttattatttttgtctGTCTCGTTGTCTAAAACTGACCCTTAAAATGCATATGTTCACATACATCTGTGCGTTCATGCATGTCTGTTTGGTGGTGTTTATTGTGATCCAGTGATACAGGTGATACAGGTTTGCCAACGTTTGCATCCCGGGAATGTTATTGGCATGTCGTTCTAATTTTTTTTGCGTTAACATCGCCTCAACAGATGCCAGAGATGTATTTTCCTCCTCTGAAATCACTTTCTACACGGACGGTTTTACGCTGAAAACACTGTGCCCAGCCAGCCAGCTGAACATCTCTGCCTCCCTCTGCTGGatgcagcacaaacacctctGCACGCCTGTGCTTAACTCCACCCTGGAGAAGAAAGACAGGCTTGTAAGCATAGCAGTATCCATGACGAatatttgtggaaaaaaataagctttttttgtttgttttttaaacaccaATTTTGACTTTTTAACAGAAATATGACACTACTGCAGTGGACAAACACCCTCAGATGTGTGTGCAGGTGAGAAGCACCTAGATGCGTTGATTGGAAACAGGCACCGCTACCTGCCGTTTATTCACAGATGTTAATTCGTTTTTACAGCTTTCTGTACAAGGCATACGTAACATCTCTTGCCCTTTTACAGCAGGTGAGTG from the Pelmatolapia mariae isolate MD_Pm_ZW linkage group LG20, Pm_UMD_F_2, whole genome shotgun sequence genome contains:
- the LOC134618695 gene encoding uncharacterized protein LOC134618695; translated protein: MSRRNDRFVMTRRTGPLLREYFNFNMFYIRKIHFPAAFTILCFLVSPVLLKDTTTCRIGNPKNHVDERCPVEMISSTITGKTYSECVSVYVWLKAEDFNKSPKLKILSPIKKTLRPTLKILPQKIQRENKTRKGEKFSCCDCNIPQLPERNNSRPMWVLEYDCVKANTGNIVSVFYSTKSLSCNVTYRVEESPDFDLSVDSSSKSITVAMKRKSINVTTKNESFTVTMNTEEVYVRHCYKNEWKCKGETERHPLKIDTSQSTILNISYLLPCVCIETYYTHTDATRRKKCPIEETGVMDARDVFSSSEITFYTDGFTLKTLCPASQLNISASLCWMQHKHLCTPVLNSTLEKKDRLKYDTTAVDKHPQMCVQLSVQGIRNISCPFTADESSWEVSIGPGRQMIMEGNRSEKIINLPLHFYSKNPCVQVWQSDPVCHGRRILCPDYTHNRHGLYAVAVLIFVFVVASFGIFIQRATKRGAAGWLYIQKPLLLVCSSGQSDHISAVCALASILQEELGATVRTPLWAQNSQSQDESGPGVADLGPLPWLYGQWDAVCKEQGKVLVIWSPEAKKTYQKWTMERANTDQSERKEVDCRNAHMKHEKTKAELEEDVKQNGRKLGKFKHEKAVGKKDGAKLCDDKDLYRQKEASALIEPMFTAVLARLKRVLQEHKNQEVVLIYFQGLGHSKDIPKAFREVRQYCLPQDFRGLIGELGEMTRSVKFRWHCWPRVLSKVLAIWLAQKLSQRLQTLVPQTQRNKVQSRKYHR